The Brockia lithotrophica genome includes the window CCCACCTACGAGGAGCGCGTCCACGCGTTTGAGGAGGTTTTCGATCACGCCGATCTTGTCGGCGATCTTGGCCCCACCCAAGATGGCGACGAACGGGTGCTCCGGCTGCTCCAAAACATGCCGGAGAACCTCGACTTCGCGGGCGAGGAGGAACCCCGAAACGGACGGAAGAAGCCGCGCCACCCCTTCCGTGGACGCGTGGGCGCGGTGCGCCGTACCGAAGGCGTCGTTCACGTACACGTCTGCGAGGCGAGCCAGGCGTGCGGCGAAGTCGGGGTCGTTTTTCGTCTCTTCGGGATAGTAGCGGACGTTTTCCAAGAGGAGCACTTCGCCGGGGCGGAGCTCCTCCGCCATGCGTTCGACCTCGGGGCCGACGACGTCCGGAGCGAGCTTCACCGGCCGACCCAAAAGCTCTTCCAGGCGGGCGCGTACGGGCGCCAGCGAGAACTCCGGGGCAAACGGGGCCTTCGGCCGCCCCAGGTGGCTTACGAGGATCACGCGGGCCCCTTCGCCAAGGAGGTACTCGATCGTGGGAAGGGCTTCCCGAATTCGGCGGTCATCCGTGATCGCCCCGTCTTTGATCGGCACGTTGAAGTCCACGCGTACGAGAACGCGTTTCCCGCGTACGTCAATGTCGCGCACCGTCTTCTTGGCCATGATCCTCCCCCTCTGCCGTAACCGGGTCTTCCGCGCTCGGCGGTCCACCGTTGCGCACCGAGTCAAATTTTACTATACTTTTCGCACGAGGCAAAACGTACGGGCCGCCGACGCCGAGAGGGATCACACGCCGCGGCGCGCGAGGTATGCCGCGAGGTCCACGAGTCGATTGGCGTACCCCCACTCGTTGTCGTACCAAGCGATGACTTTGACGAGCGTCCCCTCGATGACCATCGTAGAGAGGCCGTCTACGATGGCCGAATGCGGGTTGCCGTTGTAGTCGCGGGAGACGAGGGGGAGGTCGGAGTAGGCGAGGATCCCCCGCATGGGACCTTCCGCCGCACGGCGGAAGAGCTCGTTTACCTCTTCGACGCTCGTAGGCCGCTCCACCTCGACCACGAGGTCGTTCACAGAGACGTTGGGGGTCGGCACGCGCATGGCCATTCCGTTCAGCTTCCCGTCGAGTTCGGGCAACACCTTGCCGATGGCGCGGGCGGCCCCCGTCGTGGTGGGAATGATGGACAGGGCGGCGGCGCGCGCGCGTCGGTAATCCTTGTGGGGAAGGTCGAGGATTTGCTGGTCGTTCGTGTACGAGTGGACGGTGGTCATAAAGCCCCGCTTAATCGTGAGGGCTTCGTGGAGCACCTTGGCCACAGGGGCGAGGCAGTTCGTCGTACACGACCCGTTGGAGATCACGTGGTGCTTCGCCGGGTCGTAACGGTCTTCGTTTACACCCATGACGACCGTCAGGTCGTCTCCCTTGGCCGGCGCGGAGATGATCACCTTTTTCGCACCGGCTTCCAGGTGCTTGGCGGCGTCCTCTCGGTTCGTAAAACGCCCCGTAGATTCGACGACGACCTCCACGCCGAGCTCGCGCCAGGGAAGTTTGGCCGGATCGCGTTCGGCGAGCACGCGGATCTTGCGCCCGTTTACGCAGAAGCCGTCGTCCTCGGGAACGACCTCCCAAGGCAAGGTCCCGTGGACCGAGTCGAAGCGAAAGAGGTGCGCGAGCATCGGTGCGTCCGTCAGGTCGTTCACCGCGACGATATCGATCTCGGGTACGCCCTTTTCGAGCCACGCGCGCAGGGTGAGCCTGCCGATGCGACCGAAGCCGTTGATGGCGACACGCACCATGACCTTCGGCAACCCCCTTGGAAAGAAAAGGTGGAAGGCAAACGCGACCCTTGCGACAAATCTCACCACAGGTTACGGTTGCTTGGAGGCGCCCGAAACATGCGCGTGGCGTGATCCATCCCACCGGAAATATACTCCAAGAAGGGAGAGGGCGCAAGGAAAAGACCCTTGCGCCCCATCGTCGGGCGTGCTATAATCCTCTTTGCACCCGGAAAACGGCGCGCCCCCGTAGCTCAGTGGATAGAGCAATGGCCTCCGGAGCCATGCGCGGGGGTTCGATTCCCTCCGGGGGCGCCATTTTATTGAGCTAAGAATTCTTAAAATTTTAAATACGAGAATCCCCGACGGAAACCTCCTCCCTCGAGCTTGGGGCGAGGAGGGACTTCTCCCGTTCGAGATGGATAAGGCGGTCGCTCAAGCCTTCGAGGTAGAGAAGGCGGTGCCTGTGGACCACCACCGTACGGTCCAGCCCGAGTCCCGTGCGGGTGCGCACGATCAGCGCTTCGTCGTCGACGAGGCGGAGGATCGTCCCGCCGACCTCGACGGGGCGACCGTCTCCCTGGAGATAGGCGAGGTATACCCTCTCCCCACGGGCAATCCATTCCTGGATCCTCCGGGAATTCCACACCGTCTCTCGCCCTCCCCGATACCGGGAATTCCTTCCTGGGTATCTTTTCTCCGCCCCCTTTGAGAAATCCTTCCCACAAACCAAAACTTGTCCGAATTTCCGTCTTCACGAAGAGAGCCGACTCGGATGGAAGAGGGTCCTCATCGATACGCAATTCCGACCCCGGGGAAGCGAAGGCAGAGAAAGCGGTTTTACCTTTATTGACCTATGGGAAAGAGGGCGGTACAATGGAAACCGGAAAGGACGGTGAACGCTCGTGATCATTCCTACGGTGGTAGAACGTTCTGGGCGCGGAGAACGCGCGTACGACATCTACTCGCGTCTCCTCAAGGACCGGATCATCTTCCTCGGTACGCCGATCGACGACGACGTGGCCAACCTCGTCGTCGCCCAACTCCTCTACCTCGCCGCAGAAGATCCGGAAAAGGACATTTCCTTGTACATCAATAGCCCCGGCGGATCGATTACCGCGGGCCTCGCCATCTACGACACGATGAAGTTCGTCCGACCTCCGGTAAATACGATTTGCGTGGGGATGTGCGCATCCATGGGGGCGTTCCTCCTCGCGGCGGGGACCCCGGGCAAGCGCTTTGCCCTGCCCAACAGCGAGATCATGATCCACCAGCCCTGGGGAGGGGCGGAAGGCCAGGCGACGGACATCGCGATCCACGC containing:
- the gap gene encoding type I glyceraldehyde-3-phosphate dehydrogenase; the protein is MVRVAINGFGRIGRLTLRAWLEKGVPEIDIVAVNDLTDAPMLAHLFRFDSVHGTLPWEVVPEDDGFCVNGRKIRVLAERDPAKLPWRELGVEVVVESTGRFTNREDAAKHLEAGAKKVIISAPAKGDDLTVVMGVNEDRYDPAKHHVISNGSCTTNCLAPVAKVLHEALTIKRGFMTTVHSYTNDQQILDLPHKDYRRARAAALSIIPTTTGAARAIGKVLPELDGKLNGMAMRVPTPNVSVNDLVVEVERPTSVEEVNELFRRAAEGPMRGILAYSDLPLVSRDYNGNPHSAIVDGLSTMVIEGTLVKVIAWYDNEWGYANRLVDLAAYLARRGV
- the clpP gene encoding ATP-dependent Clp endopeptidase proteolytic subunit ClpP, with translation MIIPTVVERSGRGERAYDIYSRLLKDRIIFLGTPIDDDVANLVVAQLLYLAAEDPEKDISLYINSPGGSITAGLAIYDTMKFVRPPVNTICVGMCASMGAFLLAAGTPGKRFALPNSEIMIHQPWGGAEGQATDIAIHARRILRMRDRLNSLLSEMTGQPLARIAQDTERDRFLTAEEAKEYGIIDHVITRPTDVRLEHAS
- a CDS encoding phosphoglycerate kinase: MAKKTVRDIDVRGKRVLVRVDFNVPIKDGAITDDRRIREALPTIEYLLGEGARVILVSHLGRPKAPFAPEFSLAPVRARLEELLGRPVKLAPDVVGPEVERMAEELRPGEVLLLENVRYYPEETKNDPDFAARLARLADVYVNDAFGTAHRAHASTEGVARLLPSVSGFLLAREVEVLRHVLEQPEHPFVAILGGAKIADKIGVIENLLKRVDALLVGGGIANTFLVARGYEVGQSLYEPEGVEVARRLLHEAEARGVDLLLPVDAVVATEISETAETQVVPVDAVPADGRIGDIGPRTRELYRERLQGARTIVWNGPMGVFELPPFAEGTIAVARAVAESGAYSVVGGGDSLAAVKLAGVEDKVSHLSTGGGATLEFLEGKELPGIAVLPDA